AGAAAGGTTTCAGTTGTTGATGCAGAGATAAATACTCCTAATGCCAATGTCACATGCTGTACGTGTCGCTCTTTCTTATTGGACTACCTTTTGCATTGGATATATTCAATACATTGTTAATGTCCTCATTCTTTTCAAACTGTACAATAAATTGCATGGCTAAAAAGGTCGTAAGTTTATTTTACTTTTGATTCTTCCATTCAGTTTTGTCATTGAGTCACATGCCCTTTCCAATTGCTAAGTACATTGTGTTCTAAAAAAATACAAACTTACTGATATTACATGTTTTTGCTTTGTTTTGATTGGTAGTCCAAAAGTCTTGGTTGTGGGTGTTGCTGCTCACAATGCTTCTATCATCATCTGGAGCCTATTCAGCCACAGATACACAAAGATCTGAAGAGGGCACATGTCGTTATGACTTGACAAGCGTTGCCGTGTTATCATGTATGCAACCAAACGGTGTATGGAAGCCATCCTCGTCCTCACAGACATGCTGCAATGCTTTATTATATGCAATTGACCAAGTTCCAGCAAGTGATGAGAGTGGGGCTTGTTGCCTTTGCCGTTATATGAAAGAAAGATGGGGACCTCCTGAACTAGGTACCACATATATTCTGTGCAATGGAAAGGATAGACATATCATCTCCAAATGGTCAACATTTCATATAGAGGACTGCTTAGCAGGTACATGCTTATTTGTTGTTCCTTGAAGCTCAAAATACTTGCTATCTCAGTTACTCCATTGGTCCGtgaaggcatgcatgtatttCAAAATTAAAACTTTGTTATCTTTGACTAATAATTAGCCTAATTATATCAAAAGTTTGTATTACAAAAGTAGTTACATTAGATCCTTGAATTTAGAAATGTTTTGCAATGATCAAACTTTTGTTCCtataaattatatattataagaGAAATTATATATAGGTGGCCTCACCAAGTCTAATCGCGCCTTATATTCAGGATAGAGGGTGTAATAATAATTTGTGCCTACtaatagctttttttttttttttttatctttttctaaGCAGAGTGTACAAAGACAAACATTTCTTCTGTGGACATCTCTGCGGACAGTGAAGTGGTTCACGTACATGACACTAGCAATAGCAAGGGCATATGGATAGCTGTTACATTGTTCAGTGTGATGGCTCTTATTTGCTTATGGTATTTCTGGAGGTCCACAGCAGCTAATACAAGTGAGCAACGCCGAACATCATCCTACGAAGGTGAGCCTCAGGTTGGGCGCCAGCGATCCATCATCGCTTCATCGTCACCATCAAAAAAGCTTAAGGAGAGAAGAATTTCATCATCTTGAAAATATGATCCTCGATGTATCTATAGAACTGCACGGAGATGTTAGGAAAGGTGTCTAGTATGATCATGCTTACATTAATTGCACGGGTACAAAATTGACATTGTTCAGCTGCTGTGCTGATATCAGATTAGGTACAGATGGATAAATGTTTTTGACAAGCCCTCAGTTGAAGTTGAGTTTAATCttttgcaacaaaaaaaaaacgcCAGAGATTGTGTACGGCCACCGGTTTCTCGCCATGGGTAACATGCATGAACAAAGGGGGAAGTTGGTAAGGTTTCATCAAAAGTTGAAAATCGTTGGGACCATTTGAAACCACCAGCCTTCAGGTTCGAGGTTGTTGGCCTGTTCAGCGAATGCATGCAACAAGAGCTCATGCTCAACTTTCAGTTTTTCTAGAGCGAAAAAATTAAAACGGGTTCAGGCAAGATATATAAAAGAAAGCATTGTTTTTTTTACTACCTCTATGTAGTAAATAAATAAAAGTTGACATTTAAAGGCCTGTTTGTTTCGGTtgaattggcttataagctcCGGCCGAAACGCTGAGCTTTGCTGACCGaaggtaaagagagagaggagtgAGTACTTGCAAAGACAGCCACTGTCTTCGGTTTTGGTACTCCCATTCTGTTACTGTGGATCGTTCTacactctcttttttttttttttttttttttttgcctcttatCTTAAGTACAGCTGTAGAATCTGTTCGAATACAGAcacacaccaccacacacacggTATATGAACAAATCTACAACTATACCTAGACAACGAACGCAGCTGAGAGATCATCGAAGAGCATCAGACTCTGAGTGCGGCGGGCACGTCACTTGACCATGGTGGCACATCTTATTCAGGGAACTACTGTTCCCGGTGAGACACCAGCGTCGAAGCCAGGCTTCGAACGCTGGCGGGCAGGACGCACACCAGGGATCCTTGCCATCTGAGCTACCGCTCAGTTATCAGATCGTTCTACACTTGTAGTACGAAGCAGTGGCTTCGATCGGCACATGCTCAGTTGCGCATCAGGCACGCCACCGTTGCACTGCACAAGATGTCCTGTGTAGCACAAGATGCCGCATTTTATAGCGTGCGTTGTTAGAGAGGTTTACTCTAGCTCTAGCACCCATGCTGACGGCGGTAGCCTTCCCCATCAATTTTATTCCGGTCTGAGAGATGAGCTGTGTAAAAGTAAACTTGGAGCACACACCACAGCTATAAAAAAACATATTTATAGTTTTGGCTTTGGTCAATTGTGTCAGCAGAGTAATAATCCTCGTTCAATAATGGTTATGTGACCAAAAAATATTTCCCACTTTGAAGCAAGACCTTTTTTGTTTTGGCAAGGCAAAATTGTAGATTTTTATGGACGCAACTAGGTTCTGTCAGCAcccaaagggggggggggggggggggtgaattgggtctAAACAAAACATAGATCCTAGGGGTCAAATTTAACTACCATTATAGCAACTCTAAGAGATTCTCTATATCCTTCCTAATTTTTAGGAATAGAGTTTTTCTATTTTAAAGTAACATTCAACCGGTTCTTTAAATGATTATATCCAAATATAGTCATCCTCTATTTTGAATTTCTCGCTAACCAAAGATAGATACGAAAATGACTCTCTAAAGTGTATACAAGAATATAAGATACAGAAAAGTTGTTtgagggggcggggggggggggggggggggaggaacaTATATTAAGTGATTTTTATGCAgatgactctccaaatgatgatgatTTAGAGGTGAATTTTAGAAACACtctttggagatgctcttagagaaCCCATAAACTACTCTAACTCTAGTATGACGTGCAATTAACATTTTTCTAGTGCACTTTTATCTTACCAACAACCCACAAAGAGTTTATTAACATATATAGCCAATCCTAACAACCAGTCTATAACTAAATCTTACAAAGGTAAATATTACACAAGTATGATAAGTAAAGAGCAAAGGATAGAGAGGATAAACTCTTGGCATCCTGTGCTATTGGTTGCTAAAACACAACCCTTAGTCTATGTTGGAGATCTATCGAGGTATGCTCCCAATCAATAAGTCTCTCTCGATTGCGGTGTTCGCTCGACCAAAACCAATGGAGTCACAAAATCTCCCTATGCCACCCGATGGTTACTATAGTGTTGGACTATCACACAAGGCCTTCGCCAACCAAAGTGTTGTGAGTCATCAAGTCTCAGAGTTGCCACTACTGTCACCCAATTCGATCATGGTGTGTCAAATACAGAGCAAAGGCGGGTGTGAGTCACATAGTCTCACTAGATCCACTTAGTCGCGGTCACCTTGATGTTGTATCCACTACATGGTTTCTCCATTTAAGGGAGAGATGCTTCCTTGTCCTCTGCACACTAACACGTTGTCGTTCCACACCAAGAATGGAGAGAGTCGACGACTCGAAGGCTACCTCACCTTCACTGGAAGGTCATGAAGACTTGCACTCCGAATTGTCAAGATACAAGGGCATCAAGACCCAATCACTCAAAGCTCTCAAACTCTAGGGACTAACTCTCAACAAAGATGCATTAAAATATTGTCTATCCTAATTTTGGATGTAATTTTGAATGGGTTGTTCGGCTCATGGTTTAATTTCTACggttgataagccggctgatgttgttttgttgtgagagaaaaacagtgtaccatggctaataagcagggatgataagttcaagcgaacaaaaATGTCTTGAGAGGGTGGATGCAGTGTAGACAACCTTATATATAACCCCATTCACCTCAACTAGCCGTAGGAAACTAGCAGCGAAATCATAAGCATTGGATGACTCGTTGCCTTTTTCCATTCACGAGATGATCTACTGCTTAGGGTGTCCCAAGGGGGTAGTGACGTCGCTGGCTgtgagtccgacgtggaagccaAAAAGGTGGAAAGAGAAAACTCACCGGTACCTAGTAAGTCGCCGATCGATTATTCGATTTCACATCGTTCGATGAAAATAGAGATGAATAGGTGGGATCCAATAGGAGAGAACGATTACAGATCAATACTAATTTATTTCTCGTTCATCCACATTAGCCAGCGATTTCGCTGGTCCGTTGCGGACGCCCTTATATTTTTCTGCCATATCGTACGGTGACTCGGTGAGTGCAAGTTTCCTTTTGCCACCTTACTGATAATCACTAGATGTTCTGCCGCAGCCCATTTTCTTCTCGACAGATTAATTGTGCGGTGCCTTCTAccaatctaccttgtgttaaatagGGCTGTGAACGAAGTGGTTCAGTTATTGGTGTTTGCGTCGTTTCTCCGCCGATCTTTGCACCACTTTGTCTCTTGCATTCCTAGGACTTAGTATAATCTAACTCACTTTTCACTCGTGTTAGTCTTAGACTTGTGTTGTCATCTAAATCACAAATACTATggtttcacaaaaaaaaatcacaaatactATAAGATATATACCTTTTCTTGTCTCTTTCTTTGTGTCTTGAGCTTgtttcactactagagaacagactttagaacgatgtcccaatttggcattagtctcggcattttttgcccccgggactaaaggaccctttagtcccggttggtaataccaaccgggactcaaggtccctgcccaacggtcgtccgcggggcaggggcctttagtcccggctggtattaccaaccgggactaaaggtaaacctttagtcccggctggtaataccagccgggactaaagcttttagtcccggtttgggtgatgccccgggaataaagattaatctttagtcccggtttagatccctaaccgggactaataatcccggcctataattcagctcatttcttcctccccgagcccgagccattccattcaaactcactgcctctgtttttcagcttgctgttgttcttgctctctccccctccattggtgttgctcttcgattttggaggtaacaaacttaatcctcttatgttttatcagtagcttatctcattttgcgatgtagatgcatgtgtaactttatatgttggactttattatgattttatatgtaaacttagaaaattgtagaaaatccgtactagttgaacttgcggaccgtgttcaagtcggcgagcatgttctctgccgagcggtaacagacgtcaaggaggagctttgattctacaagggagagcggcaacggtcgtggaagaccgtgttccctttctcgtagaatcggagctcttccttggcctagtacggtgccgtccggtggagaaatgctcgccgagttgatcacgtaagcaaggtcaactagtacggatggttatttattgaaacatgtttttgagctataatttgatggatatttgataacttcagacctacaaatgtcatctacaaatgttactatcctcggcaacctaaacgtccgcgagcttgccgatatcgagcaggtcacttagaattattttttccatgaaatgaactacttagaaatcatgccttttttagaattaaattttccatgaaatgaaaaactcagtaaatagttagaaaattatagaaaatccatactagttgaacttgcggaccgtgttcagctcggccaacatgttctctgccgagcggtaacggacgtcaaggaggaactttgatgctacgagggagagcggcaacggtcgtggaagaccgtgttccctttctcgtagaatcggagctcttccttggccaagtatggtgccgtccggtggagaaatgctggccgagataatcacgtaagcaaggtcaactagtacggatggttatttattgaaacatgtgaaatccgtactagttttgtttaaatatatcattttagaaaatataaaatttacactagtttgcaaaaataagtatagaaagtagatgacaactggtaccggatcatcggcctcttgttcggttgcgaaacgactgaggccagaactccctctcattatctacggcaagtgtaagtagaagattgtgatggagtaccgagtcaagagacagggacccaacaagggtcgtgttttctacaagtgcccggatcgcgatgtgagtttcttacgcattttatctttatggctaattgacctgcttttcttgaatatttttgactaaatattttttggctttaattacagtgggagggcaatggatgcgatggttggtactgggaggaagattatgctacatacgtgcagaatttgggtgcgcttgaggtagcggctgctgctgatgaggcagtgagccagcaggagaagcttattgatattcaacagaagaatgatttgtctgttttagttgtgtacaatcatgaaataattatgttactaaagtgcattgtagttttagtttgtttagtgatagttgggattacttacgttgtagccagacttagttaattaatcaaccgtgtgtgtgtcatttatgttgtgtaataaaatactaaattatgttcaaggttttcataatttgtcatgtaatacagattatgtcacgccattggatgtacaatgccgatcgccgctcccaagactttattaagggcttgcactatttcttaggtgtggccgaggcaaataagcgggatggtttcatgtgctgtccatgtgccctatgtaagaatttaaagaaatattcaagctcaatgagtcttcattcacatttgcttaagtcaggtttcatgtcaaactatatatgttggactaagcatagagaaagcggggtcatgatggaagaaggtgaaggagaagatttagacattgatgacattattgctcagtatggtgcctttgatgatactacaatggggggagatgaagaagaggtagcggtagaagatgatctcggtgatgctcttggcgatgccattcgtgatgcacaacaagaatgggaaagtgaaaaagagaaagttaagttcgagcgcatgcttgagaatcataggaagttgctatacccgacggccgaagagaggcaaaaaaagctgggtacaacactggaattgctacagtggaaggcaaagaatggtatatccgacaaagcatttgggaatttattgaacctcataaagaagatgcttccaaagccaaatgaattgcccaccactacgtacgaagcaaaaaaggttgtctgcccattgggattaaaaatccagaagatacatgcatgtcctaatgactgcatcctctactatggcaatgaatacgagaatttggatgaatgcccggtatgtaaagcatcgcggtataagatcaggcgcgatgatcctggtgacgtcgagggtgaacaacgtcctagaaagaaaatccctgccaaggttatgtggtatgctcctataataccacgcttaaaacgtttgttcagaaataaagaccatgcaaagttgttgcggtggtataaagaagaccgtaaggtagacaatatgctaagacacccagctgatgggtcccagtggagagcgatagacagggaatttctagagtttgcaaatgaggctagaaacttaaggttcgccttaagtacagatggtatgaatccttttggagagcagagcattagtcatagcacttggccagttactctatgtatctacaaccttcctccatggttatgcatgaagcggaagttcattatgatgccgatcctcatccaaggtccgaggcaacctggcaacgatattgatgtctatctgaagccattagttgaagaacttctagttttatggaacaaaccaggtgtacgtgtctgggatgagtacaaacaagaacactttgacctacgagcaatgttgttcgtaacaatcaatgattggcctgctttaagtaatctttcaggtcagacaaacaaaggatataatgcatgcatacattattttgatgaccttgacagtatatatttgaaaagatgtcgaaaggtcgtgtaccttggccatcgtcgattccttccgttgaatcaccaagtaagaaagaaagggaagcattttaaaggtaagccagaccatcggaagaagcctcataaccgaaccggagaagatgtacttgcaatggtcaaggatgtgaaagtagtatttggaaagggacaaggcagtgaatctgttcccaaagatgctaagggacacgcacccatgtggaagaagaagtccatcttttgggagctaccatattggcaagtcctagaggtccgcaacgcaatcgacgtgatgcacctaacaaagaatctttgtgtgaacctattaggattcatgggtatgtacgggaagccaaaggattcacttgaagcacgccaggacttgcagggcatgaaagaacgagacaaccttcatccagagaagatagatgatggacgtcattacttaagtcctgctagctacatgcttagcaaagaagagagggacagcatgttcgaatgtctaagcagcatcaaggtcccatcgggattatcctccaatataaagggtataataaatgtgccagataagaaattcctaaacttaaagtcccatgactgccacgttcttatgacacaattgcttccagttgctttaagaggaattctacctccacatgtacgtctagccaccgtgaagctatgtgcattcctcaatgcaatttctcagaaggcaatcaatctagtggaactagctactctacagaatgatgtggttcaatgtcttgtcagctttgagttggtgttccctccatccttctttaatatcatgacacacatcctagttcatttggtgaaggagattagtattcttggacctgtgttcttacataacatgttccccttcgagaggtttatgggagtcttgaagaaatatgtgaaaatccgttctaagcctgaagaaagcatcgcctagggctatggaacagaggaggtcattgagttctgtgttgact
The sequence above is drawn from the Miscanthus floridulus cultivar M001 chromosome 15, ASM1932011v1, whole genome shotgun sequence genome and encodes:
- the LOC136506421 gene encoding uncharacterized protein, with product MKAVASRRSNVGSAIVAPQQRGASLPLRPQVGELMGYMVMDCTVDSQEYLATPSKMAAMRRRKVSVVDAEINTPNANVTCFQKSWLWVLLLTMLLSSSGAYSATDTQRSEEGTCRYDLTSVAVLSCMQPNGVWKPSSSSQTCCNALLYAIDQVPASDESGACCLCRYMKERWGPPELGTTYILCNGKDRHIISKWSTFHIEDCLAECTKTNISSVDISADSEVVHVHDTSNSKGIWIAVTLFSVMALICLWYFWRSTAANTSEQRRTSSYEGEPQVGRQRSIIASSSPSKKLKERRISSS